The Coffea arabica cultivar ET-39 chromosome 6e, Coffea Arabica ET-39 HiFi, whole genome shotgun sequence genome contains the following window.
CGAAAGGACAATAAAAAGCACTAAAATTTCATACACGGTTGAAAAACCACAATCAGGAACATTTGCTTTCAATGGTTTTAGGTTGTTTGCAGAAATATCAAACCTAGAAAACACTTGAAAGAGTGCAGTGACCTACAAAGCACTTTGCAAACAACCTACGTTATGGTATAGAATGTAGTTACATTTATAAGAAATAGGCTGATTACCTGACTTTCAAATCTTGCAGCAGTCTTTGATCACTCTGAGTCATACTGGAATTTCCAGGCAGATACTGAGATAAATGGGGTTCTTTTCCACCCCAAGATGAGGCATTTTCCATCCATATAAATTGTAAAAGAACTGTAAAGAGCAGACCGTTTAAGAAACATGCTTGCTCGACGAAATGATGATTGACTAAGAGCTGTTTCCACAAAGccaaattttgcaaaaagggtCCTCCAGAAAGCAACCCTTTCATGTCTATGAACCCTCTCTTTACCCTCTGCTGTGATAATATTTCTAATCATGTTACGACAGTAAACTTCCTCAGTCAGCTTTCTGTAGAAGATGTGATTGTCCATGCAGTCTTTGATGCTCTCAAACATGCCACTGAAAAAAATCAGAGCTTCATGAAATCGTTCCAAGAAAATTGGATTGTTCGTGCTTGCCTCCATTTCCTTGACAACCATCACACGTGGCTTCAGCTTTGAAATCACTGCTATCAATGCTTCCAAGTAATTTGGCCATGCTAACAGAGTCCAAAGACGCCTATCCAAATAAACAGCCACAACTTCATCAGCTTCTAACTTGAACATATCTTCCTTGAGGTCCTTCAGGTCTGAAACAACAATGTTGAAAGTGAAAGGTAAACTAATGGAATCTGCAAAAGCTGACAGCCACTTTACTGTCTCTTCCATCATCTGTTTAGAGGTTCCAACAGCTGTTATCTTGAGAAGCTCAATTGGATAGTTATACTGAGCAGCAAAATCCTGCATAATTAGCGTCCAGTGTGATCCATTATCAAGTCCAAAATTAATGAGGTGAACTCTCCTTGCTGTTGCCACAGTTGCCCTGATGGATCCAATTGCTGTGAATTGGCTAACGAGGGAGAAAGGGTTCTCTTGTTGAGATGCCATCATTCCAGGTTGCAGACTAACCAGAGCCAATTTCTCATCAATAGGCCTCCTTGTTTCTCCTTCCAGATCTTCTAATGATGCAACCATACCACATTCTTGATCAATTTTCTCTCGCAAAGCTTCAGCAAAATAGTGTACAATTCTTTGAGCAGGATAACCACTTTTAGAAGAAAAATGATTACACTTGTTGAGCAATTTCCTTGAATAAACATATTGTTGATTGACTACGTTTTCAGCAGCTGCTTGAAGTAGTATTGCAAGTCCCGAGTCTTCAGAAAATTCAGAACCGAGAGCAGATTGAGCTCCAATGCAACTAGCCACACTGGAAAGAACATCAGCCTTCTGGGAGTTGAGCACAAACAGTTGTGCTCTAGCTAACTTCATGATCCCTGCGGTTGACAAAGCTTGATGGCCAGAACTATTTGTTGGTTTAACAGTGTTTAGCTCTTTGAGATTACCCTCCCTCAAACGCTTCACTTTGTTACCATGCTGCTTCAGAAGTTCTAGCGATGTCAGAGGCATAAATGAGCATTCCTCCTTTGCTTGAGCAAGATAAGAGATCAGTGGTGGATTTTCAACCTCTACACCAATATAATCCATGTGTTTCCAGTTTTGCAAAGCAAAACGTGACCTGGTAGAAATTGCATAAAAATTACAAACTAAAAGCACCAATATAGTATGTTTTGGGCTCAGTTTTCCAGGCTTCCAGGCTcggaggaaaggaaaaaaaaaaaaaaaaggagtgcCAAACTGCAATATTTGGTCCAAAAGCAAACCACGAAGTTCAcagaaattgcaaaaaaaatgcaatcctggATCTTACTTACATTAAAGAAATTCAGGAATGCATGCGTATCCTGATACCTGCAGGAAAATGGTAAGCTGGAACGGCTTGCACAATCAATTGCAAACTACTCTTCTCTGGCTCTCCAGAAGAATACTCTCCCAAAATCCTTCACAAAAATACGGTGTGCCCAGCACCGTCAATGTATTCTACATTGTGCAAGTTGAGATCAAGGAGTGGAAGGTTTTGCAGGATTGAAGAGTGGGGAATTGTTGGTCAAGGTTCTTTTCTGGTGGTAGAACCTCTATGATCACCTAAAAAGACATCGACTCAAATAAAAAAGCATAGTTTGGATCATTTAGAATCAACCCTTCTCTTTTAACTTGCATTTATGATCAGACGTCTTCAGGGAATCACCCACCCATTC
Protein-coding sequences here:
- the LOC113696832 gene encoding DELLA protein RGL2-like isoform X1 encodes the protein MSRFALQNWKHMDYIGVEVENPPLISYLAQAKEECSFMPLTSLELLKQHGNKVKRLREGNLKELNTVKPTNSSGHQALSTAGIMKLARAQLFVLNSQKADVLSSVASCIGAQSALGSEFSEDSGLAILLQAAAENVVNQQYVYSRKLLNKCNHFSSKSGYPAQRIVHYFAEALREKIDQECGMVASLEDLEGETRRPIDEKLALVSLQPGMMASQQENPFSLVSQFTAIGSIRATVATARRVHLINFGLDNGSHWTLIMQDFAAQYNYPIELLKITAVGTSKQMMEETVKWLSAFADSISLPFTFNIVVSDLKDLKEDMFKLEADEVVAVYLDRRLWTLLAWPNYLEALIAVISKLKPRVMVVKEMEASTNNPIFLERFHEALIFFSGMFESIKDCMDNHIFYRKLTEEVYCRNMIRNIITAEGKERVHRHERVAFWRTLFAKFGFVETALSQSSFRRASMFLKRSALYSSFTIYMDGKCLILGWKRTPFISVSAWKFQYDSE
- the LOC113696832 gene encoding DELLA protein RGL2-like isoform X2, giving the protein MDYIGVEVENPPLISYLAQAKEECSFMPLTSLELLKQHGNKVKRLREGNLKELNTVKPTNSSGHQALSTAGIMKLARAQLFVLNSQKADVLSSVASCIGAQSALGSEFSEDSGLAILLQAAAENVVNQQYVYSRKLLNKCNHFSSKSGYPAQRIVHYFAEALREKIDQECGMVASLEDLEGETRRPIDEKLALVSLQPGMMASQQENPFSLVSQFTAIGSIRATVATARRVHLINFGLDNGSHWTLIMQDFAAQYNYPIELLKITAVGTSKQMMEETVKWLSAFADSISLPFTFNIVVSDLKDLKEDMFKLEADEVVAVYLDRRLWTLLAWPNYLEALIAVISKLKPRVMVVKEMEASTNNPIFLERFHEALIFFSGMFESIKDCMDNHIFYRKLTEEVYCRNMIRNIITAEGKERVHRHERVAFWRTLFAKFGFVETALSQSSFRRASMFLKRSALYSSFTIYMDGKCLILGWKRTPFISVSAWKFQYDSE